In one Geoglobus acetivorans genomic region, the following are encoded:
- a CDS encoding 50S ribosomal protein L6 — MEERFVEVPENVTLEIQGDGINGYTIKVSGPKGSNERFLKYRGIFIEKLDGKVRVYTEDRKSKVKAMVGTFAAHINNLIRGVTEGFEYRLRILYSHFPMKVRVEGREVIIENFLGEKHPRRARIFGRAEVKVQGNEIIVTGVDKEECGQTAANIEQATKKKNLDIRVFQDGIYIVEKP, encoded by the coding sequence ATGGAAGAAAGGTTTGTAGAGGTACCAGAAAATGTCACCCTCGAAATTCAGGGAGATGGAATTAATGGATATACTATCAAGGTTAGCGGACCAAAGGGGAGCAATGAGCGATTTCTGAAGTACAGGGGCATTTTCATTGAAAAACTCGACGGAAAGGTCAGAGTGTACACCGAGGATAGAAAGTCGAAGGTCAAGGCAATGGTGGGTACTTTTGCGGCTCACATCAATAATCTGATCAGAGGCGTTACGGAAGGATTTGAATACAGGCTCAGAATACTCTATTCTCACTTCCCCATGAAGGTGAGGGTTGAGGGCAGGGAAGTAATTATCGAGAACTTTCTTGGGGAAAAACATCCAAGAAGGGCAAGAATATTTGGCAGAGCTGAGGTAAAGGTGCAGGGTAATGAAATTATCGTAACCGGTGTGGACAAGGAGGAATGCGGTCAGACAGCAGCAAACATTGAGCAGGCTACAAAGAAAAAGAATCTGGATATTAGAGTGTTCCAGGATGGAATTTACATTGTTGAAAAGCCGTGA
- a CDS encoding 30S ribosomal protein S14: MAKERTKRFGRNANPCRRCGRKRGVVRKYGLYLCRQCFREVAKELGFKKYW; the protein is encoded by the coding sequence ATGGCGAAGGAAAGAACCAAGAGGTTTGGTAGAAACGCTAATCCCTGCAGAAGATGTGGGAGAAAAAGAGGCGTAGTGAGGAAATATGGACTTTACCTCTGCAGGCAGTGCTTCAGAGAGGTTGCTAAGGAGCTTGGTTTTAAGAAATACTGGTGA
- a CDS encoding 50S ribosomal protein L5 produces the protein MNPMREVIIDKVVINIGVGESGERQKRALQLLEELTGKQPTSTYSKKTIRNFGIRKGEAIGAKVTLRGEDALEFLKRALTVKEFRLSRRQISDGNFSFGIQEHIDLPGVDYDPDMGIYGMDVVVSLKRRGYRVARRKIAKSKIGKSHRVTKEDTIEFLKSLGVEVE, from the coding sequence ATGAATCCGATGAGAGAAGTGATAATTGACAAGGTCGTTATAAATATCGGAGTTGGAGAGAGCGGAGAAAGACAGAAGAGGGCTCTTCAGCTCCTTGAGGAACTCACCGGAAAGCAGCCAACCTCAACATATTCAAAGAAGACGATCAGAAACTTTGGAATCCGAAAAGGTGAAGCAATAGGTGCTAAAGTAACGCTTAGAGGCGAAGATGCTCTTGAATTCCTGAAGAGGGCTCTGACTGTAAAGGAGTTCAGGCTGAGCAGAAGACAGATTAGCGATGGAAACTTTTCATTCGGCATTCAGGAACATATTGACCTTCCAGGTGTGGATTACGATCCGGATATGGGTATATATGGAATGGATGTTGTGGTGTCTCTCAAGAGAAGAGGCTACAGGGTTGCGAGAAGAAAAATTGCGAAGAGCAAGATTGGTAAGTCTCATAGGGTAACTAAGGAAGATACGATAGAATTTCTCAAATCACTCGGTGTGGAGGTTGAATGA
- a CDS encoding 30S ribosomal protein S8, producing the protein MQLDAVSNAMSAIKNAEVIGKSKVEIRPASKLVGKILAVMKDYGYINGFEVKDDPKGGAIVVELSGRINDCGAVRPRFSVKRTEYEKFEKRYLPARDFGILIVSTTEGVMSQKDAIERGLGGVLLAYVY; encoded by the coding sequence ATGCAGCTTGATGCAGTATCAAACGCAATGTCTGCAATAAAAAATGCAGAGGTCATCGGAAAATCAAAGGTGGAAATAAGGCCAGCTTCAAAGCTTGTCGGTAAGATACTTGCGGTCATGAAGGATTATGGATACATTAATGGCTTTGAAGTCAAAGATGACCCCAAAGGTGGTGCAATTGTGGTTGAACTCAGTGGGAGAATCAATGACTGTGGAGCAGTGCGGCCGAGGTTTTCGGTAAAGAGAACGGAATACGAGAAGTTCGAAAAGAGATATCTGCCTGCGAGAGATTTTGGAATCCTCATTGTCTCGACGACCGAAGGTGTGATGTCCCAGAAAGATGCCATAGAAAGAGGACTGGGCGGGGTTTTGCTTGCTTACGTCTACTGA
- a CDS encoding 30S ribosomal protein S4e, whose translation MHQKRLSAPKTYKVPRKVKKWLVRPSPGPHDRNALPLLVVVRDFLELADTAREARRVIASGEILVDGIPRRDYKFPVGLFDIVSVPKMDVNYRIVFDEKGRYVPIVVDDHDKKLYRISNKTTLKGGVVQLNLFDGTNIIGSNEFKTKDSVLVKIPEKEILQHLKFEEGALVVVTGGTHAGELARLKSYKVVRGSAPNLVTIEIGGSEYTTVEQYIFVVGSKDDEKPVIDLGV comes from the coding sequence ATGCATCAGAAAAGATTAAGCGCACCGAAGACCTATAAAGTTCCAAGAAAGGTTAAAAAATGGTTGGTGAGACCGTCACCGGGTCCTCATGATAGGAATGCTCTTCCGCTCTTAGTGGTCGTGAGGGATTTCCTCGAACTTGCCGATACGGCAAGAGAAGCGAGGAGAGTGATTGCCAGTGGCGAGATTCTGGTTGACGGCATTCCCCGGAGGGACTACAAATTCCCGGTAGGCCTTTTCGATATAGTTTCTGTTCCAAAAATGGACGTAAATTACAGGATCGTCTTTGATGAAAAGGGCAGGTATGTTCCAATAGTAGTGGATGACCACGATAAGAAACTTTACAGAATCAGCAATAAAACCACGCTTAAGGGTGGAGTGGTCCAGCTTAACCTCTTTGATGGGACGAACATAATCGGTTCAAACGAATTTAAAACAAAAGACAGTGTTCTGGTTAAGATTCCCGAAAAGGAAATCCTGCAGCATCTCAAATTCGAAGAGGGCGCTCTTGTAGTTGTTACCGGAGGCACACATGCTGGTGAACTTGCAAGGCTCAAGTCTTACAAGGTGGTCAGAGGTTCTGCACCAAATCTCGTGACAATTGAGATCGGGGGCAGTGAGTACACAACGGTTGAACAGTATATCTTCGTTGTTGGTTCAAAGGATGATGAAAAACCAGTGATCGATCTGGGGGTGTAG
- the rplX gene encoding 50S ribosomal protein L24 yields the protein MSKQPRKQRKKIYEAKLHQRHRFLHATLSKELRQKYGKRAIRIRKGDKVKVMRGNFAGHTGKVLEVDMKRLRILIEGVVVKKANGEEVSLPVHPSNVMIVELGEGDEVREKILKR from the coding sequence ATGTCAAAACAGCCCAGAAAGCAGAGAAAGAAGATATATGAGGCAAAACTCCATCAGAGGCACAGATTCCTTCATGCGACCCTCTCCAAGGAATTGAGGCAGAAATATGGCAAGAGGGCTATCAGGATAAGGAAAGGGGACAAGGTTAAGGTGATGAGAGGCAACTTTGCGGGACATACCGGCAAGGTTCTCGAAGTTGACATGAAAAGACTCAGGATTCTCATCGAGGGTGTTGTGGTCAAGAAAGCGAACGGAGAGGAGGTTTCCCTGCCTGTCCATCCATCCAACGTTATGATTGTCGAGCTTGGAGAGGGAGATGAGGTTAGAGAAAAAATCCTTAAGAGGTGA